A window of the Synechococcus sp. LTW-R genome harbors these coding sequences:
- a CDS encoding TVP38/TMEM64 family protein, which yields MDWQSWLPVLQSPAGALLFIPLYAVWVTLLLPGVWASMLAGALYGTWWGSLIVFIGACLGAEAAFLLGRTWLRGWAMGRLEAFPKLQAVEQAVSREGLKLVLLTRLSPAFPFSLLNLAYGLSEVSLRDYTLGLIGIIPGTILFCGLGALAGDVARFGDVLSGEADPFTWTLRVVGIAATVASVWLVGRAAQRALKAAQPSD from the coding sequence ATGGACTGGCAGAGCTGGCTCCCGGTTCTGCAGTCCCCCGCGGGGGCCCTGCTGTTCATCCCTCTCTATGCGGTTTGGGTGACGTTGCTGTTGCCGGGGGTCTGGGCGTCGATGTTGGCCGGCGCCTTGTACGGCACGTGGTGGGGCAGCTTGATCGTCTTCATTGGGGCCTGCCTCGGGGCTGAAGCGGCCTTTTTGCTGGGACGGACCTGGCTGCGCGGTTGGGCGATGGGCCGGCTTGAGGCGTTCCCCAAGCTGCAGGCGGTGGAGCAGGCGGTCAGCCGTGAAGGCTTGAAGCTGGTCCTTCTGACTCGCCTCTCGCCAGCGTTTCCGTTCTCCTTGCTCAACCTGGCCTATGGCCTGAGCGAGGTCAGCCTGCGCGATTACACGCTTGGTCTGATCGGGATCATCCCCGGCACGATCCTGTTCTGCGGCTTGGGGGCCCTCGCCGGTGATGTGGCCCGCTTCGGTGACGTGCTGAGCGGTGAGGCGGATCCCTTCACCTGGACCCTCCGGGTGGTGGGGATTGCCGCCACGGTGGCCTCGGTCTGGCTGGTGGGCCGGGCCGCCCAGCGGGCCCTCAAGGCGGCTCAGCCATCCGATTGA
- the ligA gene encoding NAD-dependent DNA ligase LigA: MTSEPQTRASELRALLNQAAHAYYVLDAPLMEDAVYDRLYRELLDLESADPSLISADSPTQRVGGAPAAGFSSVRHRIGLLSLDNAFNTSELEAWYGRLLKVLDREPGTALPMVGELKIDGNALALSYENGVLVRAATRGDGEQGEEITANVRTIASVPLRLQLENPPAWLEVRGEALIPDGTFAAINSERQARGEALFANPRNACAGTLRQLDPKVVAARKLDFFAYTLHLPEDWTDGPGSQWDALEWLKRAGFKVNPNAALLPDLGAVAAFFEQWDEGRRQLNYATDGVVVKLNDLRLQDSAGFTQKAPRWAIALKYPAEEAPSKLLRLSCQVGRTGVITPVAEFEPVPLAGTSVSRATLHNADRLVELDLHAGDTIVVRKAGEIIPEVVRVLPELRPAGSQRLELPHTCPECGSELVREEGEAATRCVNSSCPAILRGALRHWVSKGALDVDGLGSKLIEQLVDRGLVGSIADLYRLDGALLCSLERMGSKSAENLVAALAQSKQQPWHRQLYGLGIHHVGEVNAKALAKAFPSAADLATAATETPEAITAVYGIGGEIAQSLQQWFSTGANQELLTSLERLGFSLASADEEQPEPSGPAPLAGQTFVLTGTLPSLSRSQAQALIEAAGGKVTGSVSKKTSYVVAGEEAGSKLSKAESLGIPVLDEASLQALLVP; this comes from the coding sequence GTGACCAGCGAGCCCCAGACACGCGCCAGCGAACTGCGTGCCCTTCTGAACCAAGCCGCGCACGCTTACTACGTGCTCGATGCCCCCTTGATGGAGGACGCGGTCTACGACCGCCTCTATCGCGAGCTCCTGGATCTGGAGAGCGCCGACCCCAGCCTGATCAGCGCCGATAGCCCCACCCAGCGCGTCGGGGGAGCACCGGCGGCGGGCTTCAGCAGCGTGCGCCACCGCATCGGCCTGCTCAGCCTCGACAACGCCTTCAACACCAGCGAGCTCGAGGCCTGGTACGGCCGACTGCTCAAGGTGCTCGATCGCGAGCCGGGCACCGCGCTGCCGATGGTCGGTGAGCTGAAGATCGACGGCAACGCCCTCGCCCTCAGCTACGAGAACGGCGTCCTGGTGCGGGCGGCCACCCGCGGCGACGGCGAGCAAGGGGAGGAGATCACCGCCAATGTCCGCACGATCGCCTCGGTCCCGCTGCGGTTGCAGCTGGAGAACCCACCGGCCTGGCTGGAGGTGCGCGGCGAGGCCCTGATCCCCGACGGCACCTTTGCGGCCATCAACAGCGAGCGTCAGGCCCGCGGCGAGGCCCTCTTCGCCAACCCCCGCAACGCCTGCGCCGGCACCCTGCGGCAACTGGATCCCAAGGTGGTCGCCGCGCGCAAGCTCGACTTCTTCGCCTACACCCTGCACCTCCCCGAGGACTGGACGGACGGCCCCGGCAGTCAGTGGGACGCCCTGGAGTGGCTCAAACGGGCCGGCTTCAAGGTCAATCCGAATGCCGCCCTGCTTCCCGATTTAGGGGCGGTCGCGGCTTTCTTTGAGCAGTGGGACGAGGGCCGTCGCCAGCTGAACTACGCCACCGATGGCGTCGTCGTGAAGCTCAACGACCTCAGGCTCCAAGACAGTGCGGGCTTCACCCAGAAGGCTCCCCGCTGGGCCATCGCCTTGAAATACCCGGCCGAGGAGGCCCCCAGCAAACTGCTGCGGCTCAGCTGCCAAGTGGGACGCACCGGCGTGATCACCCCGGTGGCCGAATTTGAACCCGTGCCCCTCGCCGGCACCAGCGTCAGTCGGGCCACCCTCCACAACGCCGATCGCCTGGTGGAGCTTGATCTCCACGCCGGCGACACCATCGTCGTGCGCAAGGCCGGCGAAATCATTCCAGAGGTGGTCCGGGTCCTGCCGGAGCTGCGCCCCGCTGGATCCCAGCGACTGGAACTCCCCCACACCTGCCCGGAATGCGGCTCGGAACTGGTCCGCGAAGAAGGGGAAGCCGCCACCCGCTGCGTGAACAGCAGCTGCCCTGCGATCCTCCGCGGCGCGCTGCGCCACTGGGTCAGCAAGGGCGCCCTTGATGTCGATGGCCTGGGCAGCAAGTTGATTGAACAACTGGTGGACCGCGGCCTGGTGGGCTCCATCGCCGACCTCTACCGGCTGGATGGGGCCCTGCTCTGCAGCCTGGAGCGCATGGGCAGCAAGAGCGCCGAGAACCTCGTGGCCGCCCTGGCCCAGTCCAAGCAACAGCCCTGGCACCGGCAGCTCTACGGCCTCGGCATTCACCACGTGGGCGAGGTCAACGCCAAAGCTCTCGCCAAGGCCTTCCCCAGCGCGGCGGACCTGGCCACCGCCGCCACGGAGACCCCCGAAGCGATCACCGCCGTCTACGGCATCGGCGGCGAGATCGCCCAAAGCCTCCAGCAATGGTTCTCCACCGGCGCCAACCAGGAGCTGCTCACGAGCCTGGAGCGCCTGGGCTTCAGCCTGGCCAGCGCCGACGAGGAGCAGCCCGAGCCGAGCGGCCCTGCCCCACTGGCCGGCCAAACCTTCGTGCTCACCGGCACCCTGCCCAGCCTCAGCCGCTCCCAGGCCCAGGCCCTGATCGAGGCCGCCGGAGGCAAGGTCACCGGCTCGGTCAGCAAAAAAACCAGCTACGTCGTGGCGGGCGAGGAAGCCGGCAGCAAGCTGAGCAAAGCGGAGAGCCTGGGGATCCCCGTGCTCGACGAAGCCAGCCTGCAAGCCCTCCTCGTCCCATGA
- a CDS encoding SprT family zinc-dependent metalloprotease, with product MPLAPLLPLYHRLNREHFEGSLASADGTSLVSVRWSDGRMRRSAGLYRYGPGVSEIVLSRPLLEPLPLEACLSTLCHEMIHAWIHWVVRADEVHGPHFRARMAAINGAQQEFQVSVRHSFPVPAQPAKWLARCPGCGLQSPYRRRRQGVACRRCCDRFEGGRWSARFQLVFERSAA from the coding sequence GTGCCCCTCGCACCGCTGCTGCCGCTTTATCACCGCCTCAACCGCGAGCACTTCGAGGGTTCCCTGGCCAGCGCCGATGGGACCAGCCTGGTGAGCGTGCGTTGGAGCGATGGACGCATGCGGCGCAGCGCCGGTCTGTATCGCTATGGCCCCGGTGTCAGCGAGATCGTTCTCTCGCGACCCCTGCTCGAACCGCTGCCCCTGGAGGCCTGCCTCAGCACGCTCTGCCACGAGATGATCCACGCCTGGATCCATTGGGTGGTGCGGGCCGACGAGGTCCACGGTCCCCACTTCCGGGCGCGGATGGCGGCCATTAATGGGGCGCAGCAGGAGTTTCAAGTCAGCGTCCGCCACAGTTTTCCGGTGCCGGCGCAACCGGCGAAGTGGCTGGCCCGTTGCCCGGGCTGCGGTTTGCAGTCCCCCTATCGCCGCCGCCGCCAGGGGGTGGCCTGCCGGCGCTGCTGCGATCGCTTTGAAGGGGGCCGTTGGAGCGCCCGTTTCCAGCTGGTCTTCGAGCGCTCCGCCGCCTAA